In Treponema denticola, one genomic interval encodes:
- a CDS encoding M20 family peptidase — protein MNYFYLLFLLLVFPLVLLLRALTFKPKKQNKLIIENVDMDFDKAISRFAGMIKIPTVSHADVSLEDPSVFKKFQDYLNDAYPLVTKTCPRRILGPKGLLYHWKGKGSEKASVFMAHYDVVPVNREGWSRDPFGAEIIDNVLWGRGTLDTKCTLCGVMEAAEYLLSKGFVPEHDIYLSFSGDEEPHGPSCPAIVEELKKENINVEFVLDEGGAVVEGVFPGIKERFAVIGIGEKGQMDVELSMESKGGHASTPPKHTIVGKLAQAVCNIENNPLPMHVTPPVSAMFDVLGRHAGLGMRLVFANLKIFYPLFNMLTKKTGGELNAMLRTTTAVTKMAGSDAFNVIPPKANIGINIRYLAEDGREKITSHFKRIIKNEDVKIEVKYDEEPSRYSKIDCPEFELLSDAIRQTWEKTLVTPYLMMACSDSRHYSKISDKVYRFSAMHLTKEERSLIHGNDERIRLDEFKRTLAFFVRIMNKF, from the coding sequence ATGAATTATTTTTACCTATTATTTTTGCTTCTTGTATTTCCCTTAGTTTTGCTGCTAAGGGCTCTCACATTTAAACCTAAAAAACAGAATAAACTTATCATAGAAAATGTCGATATGGACTTTGATAAGGCCATAAGCCGGTTTGCAGGGATGATAAAGATTCCTACGGTATCTCACGCCGATGTCAGTCTTGAAGACCCGTCAGTTTTTAAGAAATTCCAAGACTATCTGAACGATGCCTACCCTCTTGTTACAAAAACCTGCCCGCGCCGAATCTTAGGGCCTAAAGGACTCCTCTATCATTGGAAGGGCAAGGGCTCCGAAAAAGCCTCGGTTTTTATGGCTCATTATGATGTAGTTCCCGTAAATCGGGAGGGTTGGAGCCGAGATCCCTTCGGGGCTGAAATTATAGATAATGTACTCTGGGGACGCGGCACTTTGGATACTAAGTGTACCCTTTGCGGCGTAATGGAAGCCGCCGAGTATCTTCTTTCAAAGGGCTTTGTACCCGAACATGATATCTATCTTTCTTTTTCAGGGGATGAAGAACCGCACGGCCCAAGCTGCCCTGCAATAGTCGAAGAGCTTAAAAAAGAAAATATAAATGTGGAGTTTGTTCTTGATGAGGGAGGGGCCGTAGTTGAAGGCGTTTTCCCCGGCATCAAAGAAAGGTTTGCCGTAATAGGTATAGGAGAAAAGGGGCAGATGGATGTGGAGCTTTCGATGGAAAGTAAGGGCGGACACGCTTCAACACCTCCTAAGCACACGATTGTAGGTAAATTGGCTCAAGCCGTCTGCAACATCGAAAACAATCCCCTCCCCATGCATGTAACTCCACCGGTTTCGGCTATGTTCGATGTTCTCGGCCGTCATGCAGGCCTTGGAATGAGATTAGTCTTTGCAAACCTAAAAATTTTTTATCCCCTATTTAACATGCTTACCAAAAAAACAGGCGGAGAATTAAATGCTATGCTCCGCACCACAACAGCCGTAACAAAGATGGCCGGCTCTGATGCTTTTAATGTTATTCCGCCTAAAGCGAATATAGGAATCAATATCCGCTATTTAGCCGAGGACGGAAGAGAAAAGATTACTTCTCATTTTAAAAGAATAATAAAAAATGAGGATGTAAAAATTGAAGTCAAATACGATGAAGAACCCAGCCGATATTCAAAAATAGATTGCCCCGAATTTGAGCTTTTAAGCGATGCAATCAGACAGACTTGGGAAAAGACATTAGTAACTCCCTATCTGATGATGGCCTGTTCGGACTCCCGCCATTACTCAAAAATATCGGATAAGGTTTATAGGTTTTCTGCAATGCACCTAACAAAAGAAGAGAGAAGTTTAATTCACGGCAATGACGAAAGAATACGCTTGGACGAGTTTAAAAGAACTCTCGCATTTTTTGTACGAATAATGAATAAATTTTAA
- the gyrA gene encoding DNA topoisomerase (ATP-hydrolyzing) subunit A has translation MEEIQTKEGGAVIPIPIENEVKRAYIDYSMSVIVSRALPDVRDGLKPVHRRILYSMEEKGLRSSGPTRKCAKIVGDVLGSYHPHGDASVYDALVRLGQDFSLRYPVIYPQGNFGTIGGDPPAAYRYTEAKMAKIAETMVEDIKKETVDFIPNFDDSTKEPTVLPAKFPFLLANGSSGIAVGMATNMPPHNLREIADAVSAYIDNPEIEIDELCKYMKGPDFPTGGVIYGRKGIKQAFKTGRGKILVRGKFTIEVDKKGKETIVFTEVPYQVNTTTLVSRIGELAREKIIDGIANVNDETSDRTGLRVVIELKRGAITKVVLNQLFAKTALQSSFGVINLALVNGRPETLNLKLLVKYFVEHRVDVVTRRTKFDLRKAEERAHILEALIVAIDNIDEVIKIIRASRDTQTAKNNLMERFGFDDVQAQAIVDMQLKRLTSLEIEDLRKELQELQVLIAHLKDLLAHPEKILALIKEETNEIAEKFGDERKTDIVADEVEELNIEDLIKKEEMVILISHLGYIKRIPATAYKSQNRGGKGSNSANLAEDDFLDQIFTASTHDYIMFITNAGKAYWLKVHEIQEASRTSRGSHIKSLLSVSSDEEITAVVSLKEFDDKTYLLMATAGGVVKKVTTDNFANAKTRGIIAIKLDEGDKLVSAILTGGKDEIMLITRRGQALRTSEEDIRSQGRSSRGVTGIKLSSEDELTGALRVTENQKMLVMTENGYGKRVEFSEFSAHGRGTGGQRIYTLSEKTGEVVGLLTVFDDDEVVCITGQGKTIRISVDSVGTMGRSAQGVRILDIESPDMLIGLDVVARDEE, from the coding sequence GTGGAAGAGATACAAACTAAGGAAGGCGGAGCCGTAATTCCGATTCCTATCGAAAATGAAGTAAAAAGAGCCTACATAGATTATTCAATGTCAGTTATCGTAAGCCGAGCCCTGCCCGATGTAAGGGACGGTCTAAAGCCCGTTCACAGGCGTATCCTTTATTCAATGGAAGAAAAGGGCTTACGTAGTTCAGGCCCCACCCGAAAGTGCGCTAAGATTGTAGGTGATGTATTAGGAAGTTACCACCCTCACGGCGACGCTTCGGTCTATGATGCCCTCGTCCGCCTTGGACAGGACTTCTCTCTCCGCTATCCGGTTATTTATCCCCAAGGAAACTTCGGAACCATAGGAGGCGACCCGCCCGCAGCTTACCGATATACGGAAGCTAAGATGGCCAAAATAGCCGAAACCATGGTCGAGGACATAAAAAAAGAAACAGTCGATTTTATTCCGAACTTTGACGATTCTACAAAGGAGCCGACTGTTCTTCCGGCTAAATTCCCCTTCTTGCTTGCAAACGGCTCAAGCGGAATTGCTGTCGGTATGGCAACCAATATGCCGCCCCATAACTTACGCGAAATAGCCGATGCAGTTTCAGCCTACATAGACAATCCCGAAATCGAAATAGACGAGCTTTGTAAATATATGAAGGGCCCCGACTTCCCGACAGGCGGAGTTATCTACGGACGAAAGGGAATAAAACAAGCCTTTAAGACAGGCCGCGGAAAAATCTTGGTGCGCGGTAAATTTACAATCGAGGTCGATAAAAAAGGAAAAGAAACAATAGTCTTTACCGAAGTACCCTATCAGGTAAACACGACCACCCTTGTATCCCGTATCGGAGAACTGGCCCGCGAAAAAATTATAGACGGAATCGCAAATGTAAACGATGAAACTTCGGATAGAACAGGCTTACGAGTTGTTATAGAGCTAAAGAGGGGGGCTATTACAAAGGTTGTTTTAAACCAGCTTTTTGCAAAGACAGCTCTTCAATCTTCTTTCGGAGTTATAAACCTTGCTCTTGTAAACGGAAGACCTGAAACCCTCAACTTAAAACTTCTCGTAAAATACTTTGTTGAGCACAGGGTCGATGTCGTTACCCGCAGAACAAAATTCGATTTACGCAAGGCGGAAGAAAGAGCCCATATCTTGGAAGCCCTCATCGTCGCCATCGACAATATAGATGAAGTTATCAAAATAATAAGGGCATCCCGCGATACGCAAACGGCAAAAAACAACTTGATGGAAAGGTTTGGCTTTGATGATGTTCAAGCTCAGGCCATAGTCGATATGCAGCTAAAGCGTTTAACCAGCTTGGAAATTGAAGACCTCCGAAAAGAGTTACAGGAATTGCAGGTTCTAATCGCTCACTTAAAAGACCTCCTTGCCCATCCCGAAAAGATTTTAGCCTTAATAAAGGAAGAAACTAACGAGATTGCCGAAAAGTTTGGAGATGAACGCAAGACCGATATAGTAGCCGATGAGGTTGAAGAGCTCAATATCGAAGACCTTATCAAAAAAGAAGAGATGGTTATTTTAATTTCTCACCTCGGATATATTAAGCGTATTCCTGCCACAGCCTATAAGAGTCAAAACAGGGGAGGTAAGGGTTCCAACTCTGCAAACCTTGCCGAAGACGACTTTTTGGATCAGATTTTTACGGCCTCAACCCATGATTACATTATGTTTATCACAAATGCGGGAAAGGCTTACTGGTTAAAGGTGCATGAAATACAGGAAGCCAGCAGAACAAGCCGCGGCTCTCACATAAAATCCCTTCTTTCCGTTTCTTCCGATGAAGAAATTACGGCCGTTGTTTCCTTAAAAGAATTTGACGATAAGACCTATCTTTTGATGGCAACAGCAGGCGGTGTTGTAAAAAAAGTAACAACCGATAATTTTGCAAATGCAAAAACCCGCGGAATCATCGCCATAAAACTCGATGAGGGCGATAAACTGGTAAGTGCAATTCTTACAGGCGGCAAGGACGAAATCATGCTGATTACCCGCCGAGGTCAGGCCCTCCGCACAAGCGAAGAGGACATCCGCTCTCAAGGGCGTTCGTCGCGAGGTGTTACCGGAATAAAGCTTTCTTCCGAGGATGAGCTTACAGGCGCACTTCGAGTAACGGAAAATCAAAAAATGCTTGTTATGACCGAAAACGGCTACGGTAAGCGCGTGGAGTTTTCCGAATTTTCAGCTCATGGAAGGGGAACCGGAGGACAGCGTATCTATACCCTCTCTGAAAAAACGGGAGAGGTTGTAGGGCTTCTTACCGTCTTTGATGACGATGAAGTTGTCTGCATAACGGGCCAAGGAAAAACAATCCGCATAAGCGTAGACTCTGTCGGCACTATGGGAAGGTCTGCACAGGGTGTAAGAATATTGGACATTGAAAGTCCCGATATGCTTATCGGGCTTGATGTTGTTGCCCGCGATGAAGAATAG
- a CDS encoding potassium channel family protein, with product MKKFAIMGLGTFGVRMLDELIKIGAEVIIIEQNKDLIEMYKSKASSAIVLEEISELSVRKILPSKVDTVIVDFGRKVELSVISTTILKNLGIVNIVVRAQSDEHGRLLKTVGATSVIYPDSEAAKRTTPILAADLLLKFMPISKNLALAEVGVEARYVGKSLAESNIRKDMSVNIIARRKKESEDFIFMDDPEYKFEDDDVLLVVASEEHIYNFSGGKISLKNNLKKENTIKHSIFKNLFSSKK from the coding sequence ATGAAAAAATTTGCGATTATGGGTTTAGGAACATTCGGAGTACGAATGCTGGATGAGCTTATAAAAATCGGGGCTGAGGTTATAATCATTGAGCAAAATAAAGACCTTATTGAAATGTATAAATCTAAAGCTTCTTCTGCAATTGTACTTGAAGAAATAAGCGAGCTTTCAGTACGCAAAATTCTTCCCTCCAAGGTGGATACGGTAATCGTAGACTTCGGCCGCAAGGTGGAGCTTTCAGTAATCAGCACGACAATCTTAAAAAATTTAGGTATTGTAAACATTGTTGTACGTGCCCAATCCGACGAACACGGAAGACTCTTAAAAACAGTAGGAGCCACCAGTGTAATTTATCCCGACAGTGAGGCAGCCAAAAGAACAACCCCTATTTTAGCCGCCGATCTCCTTCTTAAATTTATGCCTATTTCAAAAAACCTTGCCCTTGCCGAAGTCGGAGTGGAAGCAAGATATGTCGGTAAAAGCCTTGCCGAATCCAATATCCGAAAAGATATGAGCGTAAACATCATAGCCCGCCGAAAAAAAGAAAGCGAAGACTTTATCTTTATGGATGACCCTGAGTATAAATTCGAAGATGATGATGTTCTTTTAGTTGTTGCCTCTGAAGAACACATCTATAACTTTTCCGGCGGAAAGATAAGCCTAAAAAATAATTTAAAAAAAGAAAATACGATTAAACATTCTATTTTTAAGAATCTATTTTCATCAAAAAAGTAG
- a CDS encoding InlB B-repeat-containing protein, which yields MEYRSEISKDEAKLKLEKEIGIEFEYSDALYDENKAAWVFTIKIENAETLLHVSTAEDFIPYLALAEHLNLTFSETLSRHVFLNYGTEYIFGIGKLKNQYCYTEKGWLDLQEIENIFLEKFGSKRKNYSMKDENWAVYIYRNGCFSTSYKKNEKLDWPVSEKIELLFTDLEDKVLSLNTEKIENRIKQNQAEILEADKKTEEREIVPEEDPILYEQSADADMDDAEPELKNSSEDKDSQTYSELNTEYEIDNDYIEEAIDTEEQFIEQDIEYEDDAQVSSELPFAASDININEVEVQNTPRETGKNSYKPLFIVLFLVAFIGFIFIIYNSTQNYKVTFDANGGSGYAPNSIKEKKGNAIILPFNENMYIYGYEFEGWNTRADGTGTTYFAGSRQYFDGNMTLYALWDKYKEKYVHINDLRVRSGPSTDYSINELLKQDKLIKISEKSNSNNFVKARYDGKIGYLNYKYLRDIKITEIKLGNWYNNRWLTNPGDTLTAYNIRYLKPQIKIETCNNVNKEYKFNIKIIEPDGTIKRNYKTSPSGYSYSTTINISGDRVQAISGWGNDQGGTYYSGWWTIEIWYTNPDGINDCIKKQRFYLR from the coding sequence ATGGAATATCGTAGCGAAATATCAAAAGACGAAGCGAAATTAAAACTTGAAAAAGAAATTGGTATTGAATTTGAATATAGCGATGCTTTATATGATGAAAATAAGGCTGCATGGGTTTTTACAATCAAGATAGAAAATGCTGAAACACTCTTACACGTTTCCACTGCAGAGGATTTTATACCGTACCTTGCACTTGCAGAACATTTAAACTTAACCTTTTCTGAAACGTTAAGCCGACACGTTTTTCTTAATTACGGAACCGAATATATTTTCGGTATAGGAAAACTTAAAAATCAATATTGTTATACCGAAAAAGGCTGGCTGGATTTACAAGAAATAGAAAATATTTTTTTAGAAAAATTTGGAAGCAAACGTAAAAATTATTCTATGAAAGATGAAAACTGGGCGGTTTATATATATAGAAACGGCTGCTTTAGTACAAGCTATAAAAAAAATGAAAAACTGGATTGGCCTGTTTCCGAAAAAATAGAATTGCTATTTACAGATTTAGAAGATAAAGTGCTGTCCCTTAATACCGAAAAAATAGAAAACAGAATAAAACAAAACCAAGCAGAAATTCTTGAAGCAGATAAAAAAACGGAAGAAAGAGAAATTGTACCGGAAGAAGATCCTATTTTATATGAGCAGAGTGCAGATGCAGACATGGATGATGCCGAACCGGAATTAAAAAATAGCAGCGAAGATAAAGACTCTCAAACATATTCGGAATTAAATACGGAATACGAGATTGATAATGATTATATAGAAGAAGCTATTGATACTGAAGAACAATTCATTGAGCAGGATATAGAATACGAAGATGATGCTCAGGTATCGTCAGAATTACCATTTGCAGCTTCAGATATAAATATAAATGAAGTAGAAGTTCAAAATACACCGCGAGAAACAGGCAAAAACTCTTATAAACCGCTATTTATTGTTCTTTTTTTAGTTGCTTTTATCGGTTTTATATTTATAATTTATAACTCAACACAAAATTATAAAGTTACCTTTGATGCTAATGGAGGAAGCGGTTACGCTCCAAATTCTATAAAAGAAAAAAAAGGAAATGCCATAATACTTCCATTTAATGAAAATATGTACATTTACGGTTATGAATTTGAGGGGTGGAATACAAGAGCTGACGGAACAGGGACTACCTATTTTGCAGGTTCTAGGCAATATTTTGACGGCAATATGACTCTTTATGCTTTATGGGATAAATATAAAGAAAAATATGTTCATATCAACGATTTACGAGTTCGTTCAGGGCCTTCTACCGACTATAGTATTAATGAATTATTAAAACAAGATAAATTAATAAAAATTTCCGAAAAATCAAACTCTAATAATTTTGTAAAAGCTAGATATGACGGAAAAATCGGTTATTTAAATTATAAGTATTTACGGGACATTAAAATTACCGAAATAAAACTTGGAAATTGGTATAATAATAGGTGGTTGACAAATCCGGGAGATACACTAACGGCCTACAATATAAGATATTTAAAGCCGCAAATTAAAATCGAAACTTGTAATAATGTAAATAAAGAATATAAATTTAATATAAAAATTATTGAACCAGATGGTACTATCAAAAGAAATTATAAGACATCACCTTCAGGATATAGTTATAGTACTACTATAAACATATCTGGAGATAGAGTACAGGCTATAAGCGGATGGGGTAATGATCAAGGAGGGACTTATTATTCAGGTTGGTGGACAATTGAGATATGGTATACAAACCCTGACGGCATTAATGATTGTATAAAAAAACAACGTTTTTATTTACGCTAA
- a CDS encoding ISAs1 family transposase: protein MNGRGLSCIGAIHSEFKSKKGKSDEWHYYISSRKLTAQQLLDIARKEWVVETMHWLLDVHFREDFCRLLDKNLQQALNIGRKVALNLVSRYKQKNAPKSSLSHIMFKALMDISFIKKILQN, encoded by the coding sequence ATGAATGGGAGGGGGTTAAGCTGTATTGGAGCTATTCATTCAGAGTTTAAGAGTAAGAAAGGAAAGAGTGATGAATGGCATTATTATATTTCGAGTAGAAAACTTACAGCGCAACAGCTATTGGATATAGCAAGAAAAGAATGGGTTGTAGAAACCATGCATTGGTTATTAGATGTTCATTTTAGAGAAGACTTTTGTCGGCTTTTAGATAAAAATCTACAACAAGCCTTGAACATAGGACGGAAAGTGGCGTTAAATTTGGTCTCGCGATACAAACAAAAAAATGCACCTAAATCTTCTTTGTCACACATTATGTTTAAAGCTCTCATGGATATATCTTTTATCAAAAAAATATTACAAAATTGA
- a CDS encoding ISAs1 family transposase — MKGHIIVADALNCQKETAKIIKEGKGDYLLSVKGNQPLLKADIEEYVQDEILRKQMDTACKSEKNRERVEKRTAFCTTNLGWMDNTDEWEGVKLYWSYSFRV, encoded by the coding sequence ATAAAAGGGCATATAATCGTTGCAGATGCCTTAAATTGTCAAAAAGAAACGGCAAAAATCATAAAAGAAGGAAAAGGGGACTATTTATTGTCGGTAAAAGGGAACCAGCCTTTATTAAAAGCGGATATTGAAGAATATGTTCAAGATGAAATTCTAAGAAAACAAATGGACACAGCTTGTAAAAGTGAAAAAAATCGTGAAAGAGTTGAAAAGCGAACAGCCTTTTGCACAACTAATTTAGGTTGGATGGATAATACAGATGAATGGGAGGGGGTTAAGCTGTATTGGAGCTATTCATTCAGAGTTTAA
- a CDS encoding ISAs1 family transposase, protein MITFLLRNFKVPLISARKSILLKTADNVGMEIENIFDYFNDIKIISNYDGYFYSVNEALKILLLGLLCGRKNIREIHEWATADIIKDRLNKEFGIKKIPCYYWLTCLLKLINIDSLNECFMNMAEALIKEYGTEKPLTIAIDGKTIRSTDKMSSYESPLHIVSAQVAEFGITLAQKCVKGKTNEIPTVQSLIKNS, encoded by the coding sequence ATGATAACTTTTTTGTTGAGGAATTTCAAGGTACCATTGATTTCCGCACGGAAATCAATTTTACTAAAAACTGCCGATAATGTAGGTATGGAAATAGAAAATATATTTGATTACTTTAACGACATCAAAATAATAAGCAATTACGACGGATATTTTTACAGCGTAAATGAAGCTTTAAAAATATTACTACTTGGACTTCTTTGCGGCCGTAAAAACATTAGAGAAATACACGAATGGGCAACTGCCGACATTATAAAAGATAGGCTCAATAAAGAATTCGGCATAAAAAAGATACCTTGCTATTATTGGCTAACCTGTCTACTTAAATTGATAAACATAGACTCATTAAACGAATGTTTTATGAATATGGCTGAGGCTCTTATCAAAGAATACGGTACAGAAAAGCCTCTTACAATAGCGATAGACGGAAAAACTATCCGTTCAACAGATAAAATGAGCAGCTATGAAAGTCCGCTGCACATAGTCTCTGCACAAGTTGCAGAATTTGGTATAACATTGGCACAAAAGTGTGTTAAAGGAAAGACAAACGAGATACCTACGGTTCAATCTCTTATAAAAAACTCTTAA
- the pip gene encoding prolyl aminopeptidase translates to MKILYEKTPLFDEGFLKVSDIHSIYYAQYGNPKGKPVVFLHGGPGGGCIPVASQYFDPEFYRIVLFDQRGAGKSLPPCEMKENKSENLVEDIEKLRKYLNVDKWMVFGGSWGSTLALIYAIAHPDNVVSIILRGIFLGTQQEIDWIYEEGGASKFFPEDFEAYKNFIPQEERSSLVRAYSKRLFGENKELSLEAAHSWSRWESALVRLFPAVYDMSDDEALAMAKAECHYFLHKCFFKDDNYILNNCDKIKDIPCTIVQGRYDMDCPPFSAYKLHKKLPKSNLNIVLFGGHSSMEPGLVDGLVRAAEDHKRFF, encoded by the coding sequence ATGAAAATTTTATATGAAAAAACACCGCTTTTTGACGAAGGCTTTTTAAAAGTATCCGATATACATAGCATCTATTATGCTCAATACGGTAACCCCAAAGGAAAACCCGTAGTTTTTTTACACGGAGGCCCCGGAGGCGGCTGCATTCCCGTTGCAAGCCAATACTTTGATCCCGAATTTTACCGAATCGTTTTATTTGACCAAAGGGGGGCCGGCAAAAGTTTGCCGCCTTGCGAGATGAAAGAAAACAAATCGGAAAATCTGGTTGAAGATATCGAAAAGCTGAGAAAATATTTAAATGTCGATAAGTGGATGGTTTTCGGAGGAAGCTGGGGAAGCACCCTTGCCCTAATATACGCTATCGCCCACCCCGATAATGTTGTATCTATAATCCTAAGAGGAATCTTTTTAGGAACACAACAAGAAATAGATTGGATTTACGAAGAAGGCGGAGCTTCTAAATTCTTCCCTGAAGATTTTGAAGCCTATAAAAATTTTATTCCGCAAGAAGAAAGAAGCTCTTTGGTGAGGGCTTATTCAAAACGCCTTTTCGGAGAAAATAAAGAACTTTCACTTGAAGCTGCCCATAGCTGGAGCCGTTGGGAATCAGCCCTCGTAAGACTCTTTCCGGCTGTCTACGATATGAGCGATGACGAAGCCCTTGCTATGGCCAAGGCAGAATGTCATTATTTTTTACATAAGTGTTTTTTTAAAGATGATAATTACATCCTAAACAATTGCGATAAGATTAAAGATATCCCCTGTACTATCGTGCAAGGAAGATATGATATGGACTGTCCTCCTTTTTCTGCTTACAAACTACATAAAAAATTACCCAAATCGAATTTAAACATAGTCTTATTCGGCGGACATTCCAGTATGGAACCGGGCTTGGTTGACGGTCTTGTAAGGGCTGCAGAAGATCATAAAAGATTCTTTTAA
- a CDS encoding alpha/beta hydrolase family protein: MRIKKNIILVLVLLLNTSCLHFNANKGNQTFKGPYDLRAYNDEKRIGFNHVYKELVQDNRIDKSLSDNINLKGQITVYIPKKEGKYPLILITHGWSNSKYAFLSIGRYLASNGYAVAVFTSKNQALPRDWLPAFSSAYELIKEKTEDPEHSLYGLIDTENIGLLAHSMGGAASLYYANFMPQVKAVAAIHAYNGSSHLIEAVGSANEDLGDTFLQIKAAVLFLTSEADITAYPEKTYRFFTNLNKENPACFLSFKDVKHNGALDIYIAPFAGGYDEKIFNRYTELTVSWFDAFLKGKKGKIGLFKKDDILFKNIKDFLYTETQREHEVYPNYDSRNLE, encoded by the coding sequence ATGAGAATCAAAAAAAACATTATCTTAGTATTAGTATTATTATTGAATACATCATGTTTGCACTTCAACGCAAATAAAGGAAATCAGACTTTTAAAGGACCTTATGATCTAAGAGCTTATAATGACGAAAAACGTATAGGCTTTAATCATGTTTATAAGGAATTAGTACAAGACAACCGTATAGACAAAAGTCTTTCCGACAATATAAATTTAAAAGGACAGATTACCGTTTACATTCCTAAAAAAGAAGGAAAATATCCTCTCATCTTAATCACTCATGGCTGGAGTAATTCAAAATATGCCTTTTTATCTATAGGCCGTTATCTTGCCTCAAACGGTTATGCAGTTGCAGTTTTTACCTCTAAGAACCAAGCTCTTCCTAGAGATTGGCTTCCGGCTTTTTCTTCAGCCTACGAACTGATAAAAGAAAAAACGGAGGATCCGGAACACAGCCTATATGGGCTAATCGATACGGAAAATATAGGCCTATTGGCTCATTCAATGGGAGGAGCCGCCTCACTGTATTATGCCAATTTTATGCCGCAAGTTAAAGCCGTTGCAGCAATTCATGCTTATAACGGATCATCTCATCTTATAGAAGCTGTAGGAAGCGCCAATGAAGACCTAGGCGATACATTTTTGCAAATTAAAGCTGCCGTTCTATTTTTAACCTCCGAAGCCGATATAACAGCCTATCCTGAAAAAACATACCGCTTTTTTACAAATCTAAACAAAGAAAATCCTGCCTGCTTTTTATCATTTAAAGATGTAAAACATAATGGAGCCCTGGATATTTATATAGCGCCCTTTGCAGGGGGATATGACGAAAAAATATTCAACCGGTATACAGAATTAACAGTATCTTGGTTTGACGCTTTTTTAAAAGGGAAAAAAGGAAAAATAGGATTATTTAAGAAGGACGATATTCTTTTTAAAAACATTAAGGACTTTCTTTACACTGAAACGCAAAGAGAACATGAAGTCTATCCAAACTATGATTCTCGTAATCTTGAATAA
- a CDS encoding PspC domain-containing protein — translation MKKRLYKSSRNKKILGVCAGIAEYLNVDPVLIRLLWIIFALVVGSGIIVYIIAAIIMPYDTEINDDDNDNEAYEYAPRD, via the coding sequence ATGAAAAAGAGATTGTATAAATCATCAAGAAATAAAAAAATTTTGGGCGTTTGTGCAGGTATTGCCGAGTATTTAAATGTTGATCCTGTTTTAATTAGGCTCTTGTGGATTATATTTGCCCTTGTTGTGGGCTCAGGAATCATTGTATATATAATAGCGGCTATAATTATGCCCTATGATACCGAAATCAATGATGATGATAATGATAATGAAGCGTATGAATACGCTCCTCGTGATTGA